One part of the Arthrobacter tumbae genome encodes these proteins:
- a CDS encoding o-succinylbenzoate synthase, with translation MEHPIADQLLTSARIVSVPMRVRFRGLTHREALILHGPAGWGEFSPFPEYDDDESAAWLRAAVEAAWEGFPAPVRSRVPVNATVPAVQASGVEPVLARFGALSAVKIKVAERGQSLQDDVARVAEVRRLLPEANLRIDANGGWSTAEALTALEALAPYSLEYAEQPVLDTADLRAVRLELQRRGLPVLIAADESVRKAEDPLRVAREDAADLIVVKVAPLGGVRRALDIVAQAGLPAVVSSALDTSVGISAGVALAASLPELPYACGLATLSLMDGDVSPEPLLPDGGWLPVRPLTVTEEFLDRHQAPRDRANWWLERLGRVAGKL, from the coding sequence ATGGAGCACCCGATTGCTGACCAGCTGCTGACGTCGGCGCGCATCGTCTCCGTGCCGATGCGCGTCCGCTTCCGCGGACTGACCCATCGCGAGGCGCTGATTCTGCACGGACCGGCCGGCTGGGGCGAATTCTCCCCCTTTCCCGAATACGACGACGACGAGTCGGCTGCGTGGCTCCGCGCTGCGGTGGAAGCCGCATGGGAAGGATTCCCGGCGCCGGTGCGCAGCCGTGTCCCGGTGAACGCGACCGTCCCCGCGGTGCAGGCGTCCGGCGTCGAACCCGTCCTGGCGCGCTTCGGCGCGTTGAGCGCGGTCAAGATCAAAGTGGCGGAACGCGGGCAGTCCCTTCAGGACGACGTCGCGCGCGTGGCGGAGGTGCGCCGCCTCCTCCCGGAGGCGAACCTGCGCATCGATGCCAACGGCGGCTGGAGCACCGCCGAGGCACTGACCGCGCTGGAGGCGCTTGCGCCCTACTCGCTTGAGTACGCCGAGCAGCCCGTCCTGGACACCGCAGACCTGCGCGCCGTGCGGCTGGAACTGCAGCGGCGCGGACTCCCGGTGCTCATCGCCGCGGATGAAAGCGTCCGCAAAGCCGAAGACCCGCTGCGCGTCGCCCGGGAGGACGCGGCGGATCTGATCGTTGTGAAGGTCGCGCCGCTCGGAGGTGTGCGGCGGGCACTGGACATTGTGGCGCAGGCGGGACTTCCCGCCGTCGTCAGTTCTGCACTGGACACCTCGGTGGGAATCAGCGCGGGGGTGGCACTGGCTGCGTCACTGCCGGAGCTGCCGTATGCGTGTGGGCTGGCGACGCTGTCGCTGATGGACGGCGACGTGTCGCCTGAACCGCTACTGCCCGACGGCGGCTGGTTGCCGGTGCGGCCGCTCACCGTCACGGAGGAGTTTCTTGATCGTCATCAGGCTCCACGGGACCGTGCGAACTGGTGGCTCGAACGGCTGGGGCGGGTGGCCGGGAAACTGTAG